A single genomic interval of Psychroserpens sp. NJDZ02 harbors:
- a CDS encoding DUF4295 domain-containing protein, which produces MAKKTVASLQTSSKRLSKAIKMVKSPKTGAYMFVEAIMAPEFVSDFMKDK; this is translated from the coding sequence ATGGCAAAGAAAACCGTAGCATCTTTACAGACGTCGTCTAAAAGATTATCAAAAGCAATAAAAATGGTGAAGTCTCCAAAAACAGGAGCTTACATGTTTGTGGAAGCAATCATGGCACCAGAATTTGTTAGCGATTTCATGAAAGACAAATAG
- a CDS encoding 3'-5' exonuclease has protein sequence MSLNLTKPICFFDLETTGINITSDRVVEISILKVFPNGNKESKTWLVNPEMPIPAVVSAIHGVTDERVANEPTFKQLAPEISAMIKDADLAGFNSNRFDIPLLAEEMLRAEFDFDMKGRVAVDVQTIFHKMEKRTLGAAYQFYCNQSLENAHTAEADTLATYEVLKAQVERYDELENDTKFLAEFSSHRKFADFAGFIGYNKDDKEVFAFGKHKGKLVLDVLEKEPGYFGWLLNADFPLYTKKVLTAIKLSALNNKF, from the coding sequence ATGTCTTTAAACTTAACAAAACCTATCTGTTTTTTCGATTTAGAAACTACAGGAATCAATATAACATCAGATAGAGTCGTAGAAATTTCTATTTTAAAAGTGTTTCCAAACGGAAATAAAGAAAGTAAAACATGGCTTGTTAATCCAGAAATGCCTATTCCAGCAGTAGTGTCAGCAATACATGGTGTTACTGACGAGAGAGTTGCAAATGAGCCTACTTTTAAACAATTAGCGCCAGAAATTAGTGCTATGATTAAAGATGCCGATTTAGCAGGTTTTAATTCTAACCGTTTTGATATTCCGCTTTTAGCTGAAGAAATGTTGCGTGCAGAATTTGATTTTGACATGAAAGGGCGTGTTGCAGTGGATGTGCAAACTATTTTTCATAAAATGGAAAAGCGTACCTTAGGAGCAGCGTATCAATTTTATTGTAATCAGAGTTTAGAAAATGCGCATACAGCCGAAGCGGATACTTTGGCAACCTACGAAGTGTTAAAAGCGCAAGTAGAGCGTTATGACGAGCTTGAGAATGATACTAAATTTTTAGCTGAGTTTAGTTCGCACAGAAAATTTGCTGATTTTGCCGGTTTTATTGGCTATAATAAAGACGATAAAGAAGTGTTTGCTTTTGGGAAACACAAAGGGAAGTTGGTCTTAGACGTGTTAGAGAAAGAACCAGGATATTTTGGCTGGTTGCTTAATGCCGATTTTCCGTTGTACACTAAAAAAGTGTTGACAGCAATAAAGTTAAGTGCCTTGAATAATAAGTTTTGA
- the rpmB gene encoding 50S ribosomal protein L28, which yields MSRVCELTGKKAMVGNNVSHAKNRTKRTFDANLIKKRFYIPEEDKWVTLKISTSALKTINKIGISATLKRARANGFVK from the coding sequence ATGTCAAGAGTTTGTGAACTTACAGGAAAGAAGGCAATGGTTGGAAACAACGTGTCTCACGCAAAGAATAGAACTAAGCGTACATTTGATGCTAATTTGATTAAAAAACGTTTTTATATTCCTGAAGAAGATAAGTGGGTAACTTTAAAAATATCTACATCAGCGTTAAAAACTATTAATAAAATCGGTATCTCTGCTACGTTAAAAAGAGCAAGAGCTAACGGATTTGTAAAATAA
- a CDS encoding competence/damage-inducible protein A: protein MKAEIITIGDEILIGQVVDTNSAFIGKALNSIGVSVYQITSIQDDKSHLLKAFAEAEVNADIIIITGGLGPTKDDITKHTLATYFNDTLVKNEAVLQHVEDLFKQYVDHPISESNRTQALVPSQAKVLTNRFGTAPGMWFEKGKKTFISLPGVPYEMRALIEFEVLPKLVLKYKRPFIIHKTLLTYGLGESVIADRLEAVEDALPKHIKLAYLPSIGSVRLRLSAIGEDEDLLKQEIQTEIDQILPLIEDVFVGFQDNNEGLELIIGKQLTEKGKTLALAESCTGGKLAEQFTSHSGASAFFKGGIVSYATQAKIDVLGVSEQLIREHSVVSSQVAMAMATNVREKFKSDFAIATTGNAGPTKGDSDAEVGTVFIAIATKNGVEAHEFNMGNHRERVINKAVNKAFELLQKEIFKN, encoded by the coding sequence ATGAAAGCAGAAATAATTACTATTGGCGATGAAATTTTAATCGGTCAAGTAGTGGATACAAACTCAGCATTTATTGGTAAAGCATTAAATTCTATAGGGGTGTCAGTGTATCAAATCACGTCTATTCAGGATGATAAATCACATCTGTTAAAAGCGTTTGCTGAAGCGGAAGTTAATGCAGATATCATAATTATTACGGGTGGATTAGGACCTACAAAAGACGATATAACAAAACATACTTTAGCGACGTATTTTAATGATACTTTAGTTAAAAACGAAGCAGTTTTACAACATGTTGAAGACTTGTTTAAACAATATGTAGATCATCCAATTTCCGAGAGTAACAGGACACAGGCCTTAGTACCTTCTCAAGCTAAGGTGTTAACCAATCGTTTTGGAACAGCGCCGGGGATGTGGTTTGAAAAGGGTAAAAAAACGTTTATATCCCTTCCAGGGGTGCCTTATGAAATGAGGGCGTTAATAGAGTTTGAAGTACTTCCTAAGTTAGTTTTAAAATACAAGCGCCCATTTATTATACACAAAACACTTTTAACCTATGGTTTGGGAGAAAGTGTCATTGCAGATCGTTTAGAAGCTGTTGAGGACGCTTTACCAAAGCATATTAAATTAGCTTACTTGCCAAGCATTGGAAGCGTTAGATTGCGCTTGTCAGCTATTGGAGAAGACGAAGATCTGCTTAAGCAAGAGATTCAAACAGAAATAGATCAGATACTACCGCTAATTGAAGATGTTTTTGTTGGTTTTCAAGATAATAATGAAGGATTAGAACTAATTATCGGGAAGCAATTAACCGAAAAAGGTAAAACATTAGCTTTGGCAGAAAGTTGTACTGGCGGAAAATTAGCAGAGCAATTTACATCACATTCAGGAGCTTCTGCTTTTTTTAAAGGTGGAATTGTGAGTTATGCAACCCAAGCAAAAATTGACGTTTTAGGCGTTTCTGAACAGCTAATTAGGGAGCATTCTGTTGTTAGTTCGCAAGTTGCAATGGCTATGGCGACCAATGTTAGAGAAAAATTTAAATCAGATTTTGCAATTGCGACTACAGGTAATGCTGGACCAACAAAAGGAGACTCTGATGCAGAGGTAGGAACCGTTTTTATAGCAATAGCTACAAAAAACGGTGTTGAGGCTCATGAATTTAACATGGGAAACCATCGCGAAAGGGTTATAAATAAAGCCGTAAATAAGGCTTTCGAGCTGCTTCAAAAAGAAATTTTTAAAAATTAA
- a CDS encoding glutaredoxin family protein, with protein MIRNLTLLLITLLSQTAFGQNEHKHVKLQEEIKGKRYELFIENTDSISYDIFLKVETNDFRRSSERPILQTIKGNSRVRVLTMVKLNGKPGKYTHILVVNEVSYALEIDKDFEIIDFKLDKELHNKTVTLYTKDDCTICPDAKHILTKNKITYTEYNLDKDSTNYSRIIKEFKAIKPKSEYNHIPILKIEDQLYNNIESLEDFIQALREGFN; from the coding sequence ATGATTAGAAACCTTACACTACTATTAATCACTCTACTATCACAAACTGCTTTTGGTCAGAACGAACACAAGCATGTTAAACTCCAAGAAGAAATTAAAGGCAAGCGTTATGAGTTATTTATAGAAAACACAGATTCTATTTCCTACGATATCTTTTTAAAAGTTGAGACTAATGACTTTAGACGCAGCAGCGAACGTCCTATTTTACAAACTATAAAAGGCAACAGTCGCGTCCGTGTTTTAACGATGGTTAAACTAAATGGTAAACCCGGGAAATACACGCATATATTGGTCGTTAACGAAGTGTCTTACGCTTTAGAAATTGATAAAGACTTTGAGATTATTGACTTTAAGCTAGACAAAGAGCTGCACAATAAAACAGTAACACTTTACACCAAAGACGATTGCACGATCTGCCCTGACGCTAAACATATTTTAACTAAAAACAAAATTACCTACACAGAATACAACCTAGATAAAGACTCAACAAATTATAGCCGAATTATCAAAGAATTTAAAGCTATAAAACCAAAAAGTGAGTATAATCATATTCCAATCTTAAAGATTGAAGATCAACTTTATAACAACATTGAAAGCCTAGAAGACTTTATACAAGCGCTACGTGAAGGTTTTAACTAA
- a CDS encoding Hpt domain-containing protein has translation MEIHYKLHRLKELADNDQEFLLALASTFIEEVPEDARVLKIAVAEKNYLQTYQTAHKMKPTVDMFELGILDDLIEVQDWGKLEQTEKDITDKLNKVLAAVERATNELIEDFNLE, from the coding sequence ATGGAAATACACTACAAATTACATAGATTAAAAGAATTAGCTGATAATGATCAAGAATTTTTATTAGCATTAGCTTCGACATTTATTGAAGAAGTTCCAGAAGACGCTAGAGTACTTAAAATAGCTGTCGCGGAAAAAAATTATCTCCAAACGTATCAAACCGCTCATAAGATGAAGCCAACAGTAGATATGTTTGAATTAGGGATTTTAGACGATTTGATTGAAGTACAAGATTGGGGAAAACTGGAACAAACAGAAAAGGATATTACAGATAAATTAAATAAAGTATTAGCTGCTGTAGAAAGAGCAACTAATGAACTTATTGAAGATTTTAATTTAGAATGA
- a CDS encoding nuclear transport factor 2 family protein, with protein sequence MKYIITKPTPMNEKMKANAIAFYKMAYEGNPRQATALYVGDDYIQHNPDVANGTEGFIDYFERMQAEYPKKSIEFVRIISENDLVALHTHQVWPDNDEYVTMDFFRFDANAKIVEHWDAIQQIPKHAANKNKMY encoded by the coding sequence ATGAAGTACATAATAACTAAACCGACGCCTATGAATGAAAAAATGAAAGCAAATGCTATTGCGTTTTATAAAATGGCCTACGAAGGAAACCCAAGACAAGCGACTGCATTATACGTAGGAGATGACTATATCCAACACAACCCTGATGTTGCTAATGGAACTGAAGGTTTTATAGACTACTTTGAACGTATGCAAGCCGAATACCCTAAAAAATCAATTGAATTTGTACGTATCATTTCTGAAAATGATTTAGTAGCATTGCACACCCATCAAGTTTGGCCTGACAATGACGAATACGTCACCATGGACTTTTTTAGATTTGATGCCAATGCTAAAATTGTTGAACATTGGGATGCCATACAACAAATACCAAAACACGCTGCTAACAAAAATAAGATGTATTAA
- a CDS encoding fumarylacetoacetate hydrolase family protein, with translation MKLICIGRNYTDHIKELENEKPTDPVVFIKSDNAILLKKQPFFIPDFSDDVHYEVEVLIKINKLGKHIDKKFAHKYYDQVGLGIDFTARDVQKQLKDKGLPWEKAKSFDGAAVIGKWIDKTEFSDVDNLNFRLEKNSSVVQTANTNLMLWKIDELIEYVSKYFTLKIGDIIFTGTPAGVGKVIANDRLKGFLEDRELFSITVK, from the coding sequence ATGAAATTAATCTGCATAGGTCGTAATTATACAGACCATATTAAAGAGTTAGAAAACGAAAAACCTACAGATCCTGTTGTTTTTATCAAATCTGATAATGCCATATTGTTAAAAAAGCAACCCTTTTTTATTCCTGATTTTTCGGATGATGTACATTATGAAGTGGAAGTTTTAATTAAAATAAACAAACTAGGGAAGCATATAGATAAAAAATTTGCACATAAATATTATGACCAAGTCGGTTTGGGGATTGATTTTACCGCTCGAGATGTGCAAAAACAATTAAAAGATAAGGGGTTGCCTTGGGAAAAAGCAAAATCTTTTGATGGTGCAGCTGTTATTGGTAAATGGATTGATAAGACAGAATTTTCTGACGTGGATAATCTGAATTTTAGATTGGAAAAAAATTCAAGTGTGGTTCAAACCGCAAATACTAATTTAATGTTGTGGAAAATTGACGAATTGATAGAATATGTGTCAAAATATTTTACTTTAAAGATCGGAGATATTATATTTACGGGAACACCTGCAGGCGTTGGTAAGGTAATTGCTAACGATAGACTAAAAGGATTTCTTGAGGATAGAGAACTTTTTTCAATAACAGTAAAATAA
- the rimO gene encoding 30S ribosomal protein S12 methylthiotransferase RimO: MRTKSLKKNKINVITLGCSKNVYDSEVLMGQLKANGKEVVHEEEGNVVVINTCGFINNAKEESVNTILEYMQKKEDGEVDKVFVTGCLSERYKPELQKDIPNVDQYFGTTELPGLLKALGADYKHELIGERLTTTPKNYAYLKIAEGCDRPCSFCAIPIMRGKHKSTPIENLVIEAEKLAANGVKELILIAQDLTYYGLDIYKKRNLAELLENLVKVEGIEWIRLHYAFPTGFPMDVLDLMKREPKICNYLDIPLQHISDDLLKSMRRGTTKAKTTKLIEEFRAIVPEMTIRTTLIVGYPGETEAHFQELKQWVKDMRFERLGCFTYSHEENTHAYKLEDDVPQEVKQDRANQIMEIQSQISWELNQEKIGETFNVVIDRKEGTYFVGRTEFDSPDVDNEVLIDATETYLKTGEYYNIKVTEAEDFDLYGELVK, translated from the coding sequence ATGAGAACAAAGTCACTTAAAAAGAACAAAATCAACGTAATAACTTTAGGTTGTAGTAAAAACGTTTACGATAGCGAAGTCCTAATGGGACAATTAAAGGCTAACGGAAAAGAAGTTGTGCATGAAGAGGAAGGTAATGTCGTTGTGATTAATACGTGTGGTTTTATCAATAATGCCAAGGAGGAAAGCGTGAACACTATTTTAGAGTACATGCAAAAAAAGGAAGATGGAGAGGTTGATAAAGTATTTGTAACTGGTTGTTTAAGTGAACGATATAAGCCAGAATTACAAAAGGATATCCCTAATGTTGATCAGTATTTTGGAACTACAGAATTACCTGGACTACTTAAAGCTTTAGGTGCAGATTATAAACATGAGTTAATTGGAGAGCGTCTAACAACAACGCCAAAAAATTATGCGTATTTAAAGATCGCAGAAGGTTGTGATAGACCTTGTAGTTTTTGTGCAATTCCTATAATGAGAGGAAAACACAAATCGACACCAATCGAAAATTTAGTTATTGAAGCTGAAAAATTAGCAGCCAATGGTGTTAAAGAATTGATCTTAATTGCTCAAGATTTAACATACTACGGTTTAGATATTTATAAAAAACGTAACCTTGCAGAGTTACTTGAAAACTTAGTAAAAGTTGAAGGTATAGAGTGGATAAGATTACATTATGCATTTCCAACAGGTTTCCCGATGGATGTTTTAGATTTAATGAAACGCGAACCTAAAATTTGTAATTATCTAGATATTCCATTACAACATATTAGTGACGATTTATTAAAAAGTATGCGTCGTGGTACTACAAAGGCAAAAACAACTAAGCTAATAGAAGAGTTTAGAGCTATAGTTCCAGAAATGACTATCAGAACGACATTAATTGTTGGGTATCCAGGTGAAACGGAAGCACATTTTCAAGAGTTAAAACAATGGGTTAAAGACATGCGTTTTGAGCGTTTAGGATGCTTTACGTATTCTCATGAAGAAAACACACATGCTTATAAATTAGAGGATGATGTGCCACAAGAGGTGAAGCAAGATAGAGCGAACCAAATTATGGAAATTCAATCTCAAATTTCTTGGGAATTAAATCAAGAAAAAATTGGAGAGACCTTTAATGTCGTTATCGATCGTAAAGAAGGCACATATTTTGTTGGTCGTACGGAATTTGATAGTCCAGATGTAGATAACGAAGTGTTAATTGATGCTACCGAGACGTATTTAAAAACTGGAGAGTATTATAATATTAAAGTTACAGAAGCTGAAGACTTTGACTTGTACGGAGAATTAGTTAAGTAA
- a CDS encoding VanW family protein: protein MNEIKKPIERGQLRQVLGKEYFILKRQWDWFFSDKTYSKQSLTSDCNHSVFKHSSLVLRPLKDVDMYLQENKRTNLKIAIQHLNDIEIKPNEYFSLWKLVGRPTKRKGYLEGLVLKSGKIDKDTGGGLCQLGNLLFWIFAHSPLTVKERYRHGFDVFPDINRKVPFGAGATLSYNYIDLQIKNETKNSFVIKLWMDDTHLNGELFSKDKLEDSFKVEERNHQIKQQFWGGYSRHNQIFKIITSPHSITEKMIVENHAIMMYDPFLSEKTK, encoded by the coding sequence TTGAACGAAATAAAAAAACCAATAGAAAGAGGTCAATTAAGACAAGTTTTAGGGAAAGAATACTTTATTCTTAAACGACAATGGGATTGGTTCTTTTCTGACAAAACCTATTCAAAACAATCTTTAACTTCGGATTGCAATCATTCCGTATTTAAACATAGCTCTTTAGTTTTGAGACCATTGAAAGATGTGGACATGTATCTTCAAGAAAATAAAAGGACCAATCTTAAAATTGCCATCCAACATTTAAATGACATAGAAATTAAACCTAATGAATACTTTTCGCTGTGGAAACTAGTTGGTAGACCTACTAAAAGAAAAGGCTATTTAGAAGGATTAGTTTTAAAGAGTGGGAAAATTGATAAAGATACAGGAGGCGGACTTTGCCAACTTGGAAATCTTTTATTTTGGATTTTTGCACATAGTCCATTAACTGTGAAAGAACGTTATAGACATGGGTTTGATGTTTTTCCTGATATCAATAGGAAAGTCCCTTTTGGAGCTGGAGCCACTTTATCTTATAACTATATAGATTTGCAGATTAAAAATGAAACAAAAAATAGTTTTGTTATCAAGTTATGGATGGATGACACGCATTTAAATGGTGAATTATTTTCAAAAGACAAACTAGAAGACTCTTTTAAAGTTGAAGAAAGAAACCATCAAATTAAACAACAATTTTGGGGTGGTTACTCCAGACATAATCAGATTTTTAAAATTATTACATCTCCACATTCTATAACAGAGAAAATGATCGTAGAAAACCATGCTATCATGATGTATGATCCTTTTCTTAGCGAGAAAACTAAGTAA
- the rpmG gene encoding 50S ribosomal protein L33, which yields MAKRGNRVQVILECTEHKESGKPGTSRYITTKNKKNTPDRMEIKKFNPILKKMTVHKEIK from the coding sequence ATGGCAAAGAGAGGTAATAGAGTACAAGTAATATTAGAGTGCACAGAGCACAAGGAGTCTGGAAAGCCAGGAACGTCTCGTTATATTACAACGAAGAACAAAAAGAATACTCCAGATAGAATGGAAATTAAGAAATTCAATCCTATCTTGAAGAAAATGACCGTTCACAAAGAAATTAAATAA
- a CDS encoding amidase family protein, whose amino-acid sequence MKLVQVFFLLIILTGCKNNKQTVIADIDTEAASDIAIKPFREFKVLDSKYLSKTKMWEDLNVQLEDFNEEDYNTLKPLILEQDIPTLQQHVTNGLLSYEVLTKFYLFRIRKFDRENELSLNSVIAINPNIIKEAKRKDSLRSTLSDTKELQVSLFGMPILLKDNINTANMPTTAGAVALKDNTTQDAFIVTKLKSNNALILGKANLSEWAYFFCGDCPSGYSAIGGQTLNPYGRKTIDTGGSSSGSAVAVAANFCVAAIGSETSGSILSPSSQNSVVGLKPKIGLVSRGGIIPISSTLDTGGPIAKNVMDTSIVLDAIYGYDSEDAKSFKSKDLKQGDINYSKFKNASLRGKTFGAFKALLEDSLYVKAISELKLQGATIIEFEPKAYQLPDFLRLLNLDMKKDLPEYFAKYGAPSLGLKSVEDVMAFNLQDSIKRMPYGQNLFKGIVADTATEKEFIDIKKQLKINGTSYFYSVKQQHNLDAFLSINNYHAGYAAVAEIPAITIPMGYAIMGEPKGLTIIGDSEKEILEYAYLYEQASKKRIAPVKYD is encoded by the coding sequence ATGAAATTAGTTCAAGTCTTTTTCTTACTAATAATTCTAACGGGTTGTAAAAACAATAAGCAAACGGTAATTGCTGATATTGATACCGAAGCAGCTAGTGACATAGCAATCAAACCCTTTAGAGAGTTTAAGGTGTTGGACTCTAAATATTTGTCTAAAACTAAAATGTGGGAAGATTTAAATGTGCAATTAGAAGATTTTAACGAAGAAGACTACAATACTTTAAAACCATTAATTTTAGAGCAAGACATTCCAACTTTGCAACAGCATGTGACTAATGGTCTTTTGAGTTATGAAGTTTTAACTAAGTTTTATTTATTTAGGATCAGAAAATTTGATAGAGAAAATGAACTCTCATTAAATTCTGTAATAGCAATTAATCCTAATATTATTAAAGAAGCAAAACGTAAAGATAGTTTGCGTAGCACTTTAAGTGATACTAAAGAATTACAAGTATCACTTTTTGGAATGCCTATTTTATTGAAAGATAATATCAATACTGCTAATATGCCAACGACAGCAGGTGCGGTTGCACTTAAAGATAATACGACCCAAGATGCATTTATAGTTACTAAGCTTAAATCTAATAATGCTTTAATTTTAGGTAAAGCTAATTTAAGTGAGTGGGCCTATTTCTTTTGTGGAGACTGCCCAAGTGGTTATAGTGCTATTGGAGGGCAAACTTTAAATCCTTATGGTCGCAAAACTATAGATACAGGTGGTTCTAGTTCTGGAAGTGCAGTAGCAGTTGCAGCTAATTTTTGTGTCGCTGCAATTGGTAGCGAAACGTCAGGATCGATACTGTCCCCATCTAGCCAAAATTCGGTAGTGGGTTTAAAACCAAAAATAGGATTAGTTAGTCGTGGTGGTATTATTCCAATTTCATCGACATTAGATACTGGTGGGCCTATTGCTAAAAACGTTATGGATACGTCTATTGTATTAGATGCTATTTATGGCTATGATTCAGAAGATGCTAAATCTTTCAAATCAAAAGACTTAAAACAGGGCGATATTAATTATTCAAAGTTTAAAAATGCATCACTTAGAGGTAAAACATTTGGTGCTTTTAAGGCTTTGCTTGAAGATTCATTATATGTTAAAGCGATTTCAGAGTTAAAATTACAGGGAGCAACGATTATCGAGTTTGAACCTAAAGCGTATCAACTACCAGATTTTTTAAGGTTACTTAATTTAGATATGAAAAAAGATCTACCAGAATATTTTGCTAAATATGGAGCTCCCTCTTTAGGTTTAAAATCAGTGGAAGATGTTATGGCTTTTAATTTGCAAGATTCTATAAAAAGAATGCCTTACGGTCAAAACTTATTTAAAGGTATAGTGGCAGATACAGCGACGGAGAAGGAATTTATAGACATAAAAAAACAATTAAAAATTAATGGAACATCGTATTTTTATTCTGTAAAACAACAACACAATTTAGATGCTTTTCTATCAATAAATAATTATCATGCAGGATATGCAGCTGTAGCTGAAATTCCGGCAATTACAATCCCTATGGGATATGCTATAATGGGTGAGCCAAAAGGATTAACCATAATTGGCGATTCGGAAAAAGAAATATTGGAATATGCCTATTTGTACGAGCAAGCTTCTAAAAAAAGAATAGCACCTGTAAAATACGATTAG
- the ftsY gene encoding signal recognition particle-docking protein FtsY, producing MSFFKKIFSSEKKETLDKGLEKSSTSFLGKLSKAVAGKSKVDDAVLDNLEEILVSSDVGVSTTLKIINRIEDRVSKDKYLGTDELNKILREEIAGLLSETNSGEDTEYKIPELPKQADGSKTPYVLMVVGVNGVGKTTTIGKLAYQFKKQGLKVVLGAADTFRAAAIDQLQVWADRVDVPMVRQDMGSDPASVAFDALESGVTQDADVIIIDTAGRLHNKINLMNELTKVKRVMQKVIGDAPHDVLLVLDGSTGQNAFEQAKQFTAATEVTTLAVTKLDGTAKGGVVIGISDQFQIPVKYIGVGEGIEDLQVFNKFEFVDSFFK from the coding sequence ATGAGTTTTTTTAAAAAAATATTTTCTTCAGAGAAAAAAGAAACCTTAGATAAAGGTTTAGAAAAATCAAGTACTAGTTTTTTAGGAAAACTAAGTAAAGCGGTAGCAGGGAAATCTAAGGTAGATGATGCAGTCTTAGATAACCTAGAAGAGATTTTAGTGTCTAGTGATGTTGGTGTTAGTACAACACTAAAAATTATTAACCGTATTGAAGATAGAGTTTCTAAGGACAAATATTTGGGTACTGACGAGCTTAATAAGATTTTGCGAGAAGAGATCGCAGGATTATTATCTGAAACCAACTCTGGTGAAGATACAGAATATAAAATTCCAGAATTACCAAAACAAGCCGATGGGTCAAAAACACCATATGTTTTAATGGTCGTTGGCGTTAATGGTGTTGGTAAAACGACAACCATTGGTAAATTAGCATATCAATTTAAAAAGCAGGGCTTAAAAGTTGTTCTAGGTGCAGCAGATACCTTTAGAGCGGCAGCAATTGATCAATTACAAGTATGGGCCGATCGTGTAGATGTACCTATGGTCCGTCAAGATATGGGATCAGATCCAGCATCTGTAGCTTTTGATGCATTAGAATCTGGTGTGACCCAAGACGCAGATGTTATTATAATTGATACGGCAGGACGTTTACATAACAAGATTAACTTAATGAACGAGTTAACCAAGGTTAAACGTGTTATGCAAAAAGTGATTGGGGACGCACCTCATGATGTTTTATTGGTTTTGGATGGTAGTACAGGTCAGAATGCTTTTGAACAAGCAAAGCAATTTACGGCAGCGACAGAAGTTACAACTTTGGCTGTTACTAAATTAGACGGTACAGCAAAAGGTGGTGTTGTTATTGGTATTAGTGACCAATTTCAGATACCTGTCAAGTATATTGGCGTAGGAGAGGGCATTGAAGACTTACAAGTGTTTAATAAATTCGAATTTGTAGATTCGTTCTTTAAATAA